The Listeria cossartiae subsp. cossartiae genome includes the window ATAGTTCGGCTCCGAAATCAATAACCAAATATTTTAACAGTTGCAAGGGCTAACTGTCAACTAAGAAAGCGCTTTTTTTGAAAAAAATTATTTTTCCTTTAAAAAATCGCCTAAGAAGTTGCTTAGTTTCGCAAATTCTGGGATGTCTAATGTTTCTCCGCGGCGAATCAAGTCTATTCCAATCGCATTTAAACCTTCTACTAGCTCTTCCTTGCGTGCTTTTAGAGCTGGGAATTTTGAAGCCAAGTTATTCCAAAGTGTTTTTCTTCTTTGGGCAAACGAAGCTCTTGTTACTTCAAAGAAAAATTCTTCATCATTCACCTCAGCTAGCGGTTCTTTGCGGCGTTTCAAATGAATAACTGCAGAGTCTACATTTGGTTGCGGCATGAAGACAGTTTTAGGCACGATAAATGCTAATTCTGCTTCCATATAAAATTGGATAGCAATTGTTAGGCTGCCGTAGCTTTTCGTACTTGGAACTGCGCTTATCCGGTCTGCTACTTCTTTTTGTAGCATGAACGTCATAGAATCAGCCGGGATGTTATCATGTAGTAATTTTAAAATAATCGGTGTTGTTACGTAATACGGAAGATTGGCTACGATTTTTAGTGGTAGCTCTGGTTTGGCAAATTGCTGCGCGATAACTTCCTCAACGTCTGCTTTTAATACGTCACCGTGAACGACACGAACATTATTATAGGCACTAAGCGTATCATCCAAAATCGGCAATAAACGTTGGTCTATTTCAAAAGCAACGACTTCATTTGCTGTTTTTGCTAGTTGTTCGGTTAGTGCACCGATTCCTGGTCCAATTTCGATGACGTTTGTTTCTTTTGTTATTTCAGCTGTATCTGTAATCCGCGTCAAAATATTCGTGTCGATTAGAAAGTTTTGACCGAGGCTTTTTTTAAATAAGAAACCATATTTCTTTAGGATTTCCGTCGTTCTTCCGGGAGTTGCGATATCTTTACTCATTTTCTTCCTCCTGCATAATCTTTTGGCACGCAGCTACTAACTGTTCTTCGCTTATAGCAAATGATTCTAGTCTGGTTTGTAGTTGTTTTCCGTTTGTATAGCCAATTTTTAGTATGTTACCGATTTTTTCTCTGCGTTCTTTCGCTCCCGCTCCTCCAAGAAGACCGAGATGGATAAGAATATCTTTGGAAATATATTGTTTTTCAGTGGGGGATCCACTTGTATGAAAATGTGCTAATGCTTCGCGAATGTTCGCGCTGCTTGCATGTTCTACTCCAAGTCCGCGTCCAGCTTTTGGCAAAGCATCTTGGCGGTTGATAAAGGCGTGTTTACAACCTGGCACCGCTGAATCAATCTGTTTTCGGATTTTTTCACCGGGAAAATCTGGGTCTGTAAAAATAATAACGCCGCGAAGTTCTTGGGCATGTCTAATTTTTTCTATCGTTTCTTGTGAAAGTGCAGATCCGTTAGTTTCGATGGTATCGGCAATAACAGAACGATTAATCGCCGTTGTGTCATCTCGTCCTTCTACGACTATAAATTCATGTATTACAGGCTTCCCGCTCATAATGACTACATCCTTTTTTATAAAATAAGTAAATCCATCATACCACATTTTGGGCAAAGAAAAAACGAGGCCCTATGAGTCAGCCTCGTTTTTATACGAATTTAGTCTAACACTTTGACAGTTACCATTCTTCTACCCCATGAATAGCACTGACTTTCACTTGGGAAATATACGTCAACGATATTTCCTTTGATAACGCCGCCAGTATCTCCAGCGATTGCTACCCCGTAACCTTCCACCCAAACTTTAGAGCCTAGCGGAATAACTCGTGGGTCAACAGCAATTACTTTTAGTCCTTTATTGGCACTCAAGTTAATACCGTATGCTGTAATTCCGCCACCTGAATAGGCAGTAGATTCCATTCTGTAAGTTTTGCCACCAGATGGGGCGCTGCTACTAGAAGTGGATACGTGAGATGCTACGGGTTTTGCTTTCGTACCGCGAGCAACTACTTTATCTACTTTATTAGAAGTGACATTTTCTGTAATGACATCGCGTTTTTTCTCTTTGCCATTTTCAAATGTTACTTTGTACTCAACTACTTTTTCACCATGTTTACCTTCTTGAACGACTTTTTCATCACCTTCGTTTAGGCTATCGTCGTTTTTGTAAACTGTTTCGAATTTAACTTGTTCGTTTTTCTTTTCTGCTTTTGACTCGACATATGTAACTTGTACAGTCATTTTTTCTTTTAAGTTACTGTCTTTTGCAGGTGACACGCGGTCATCTTGATCAAGCTTAATGTTTTTCTCTGTTAGTAAATCACTAACTTTTGTTTTTGTTGTCCATACTGTGTCTTTTTT containing:
- the rsmA gene encoding 16S rRNA (adenine(1518)-N(6)/adenine(1519)-N(6))-dimethyltransferase RsmA, translated to MSKDIATPGRTTEILKKYGFLFKKSLGQNFLIDTNILTRITDTAEITKETNVIEIGPGIGALTEQLAKTANEVVAFEIDQRLLPILDDTLSAYNNVRVVHGDVLKADVEEVIAQQFAKPELPLKIVANLPYYVTTPIILKLLHDNIPADSMTFMLQKEVADRISAVPSTKSYGSLTIAIQFYMEAELAFIVPKTVFMPQPNVDSAVIHLKRRKEPLAEVNDEEFFFEVTRASFAQRRKTLWNNLASKFPALKARKEELVEGLNAIGIDLIRRGETLDIPEFAKLSNFLGDFLKEK
- the rnmV gene encoding ribonuclease M5 produces the protein MSGKPVIHEFIVVEGRDDTTAINRSVIADTIETNGSALSQETIEKIRHAQELRGVIIFTDPDFPGEKIRKQIDSAVPGCKHAFINRQDALPKAGRGLGVEHASSANIREALAHFHTSGSPTEKQYISKDILIHLGLLGGAGAKERREKIGNILKIGYTNGKQLQTRLESFAISEEQLVAACQKIMQEEENE
- a CDS encoding G5 and 3D domain-containing protein gives rise to the protein MTMENSSNVAQSSKWKLPIMIAGFVIVVALVFYFVFEGTKNDITIVNAGEKIESRTHAKTVAEALDEAGIKVSERDEIAPGKNAEIKDGMEIKYLPARQVTINDNGTKKDVWSTKANVSDLLKDENITTRPQDVLNVALDTKLKNGLEINIDRAIQLSLQNGDKKDTVWTTKTKVSDLLTEKNIKLDQDDRVSPAKDSNLKEKMTVQVTYVESKAEKKNEQVKFETVYKNDDSLNEGDEKVVQEGKHGEKVVEYKVTFENGKEKKRDVITENVTSNKVDKVVARGTKAKPVASHVSTSSSSAPSGGKTYRMESTAYSGGGITAYGINLSANKGLKVIAVDPRVIPLGSKVWVEGYGVAIAGDTGGVIKGNIVDVYFPSESQCYSWGRRMVTVKVLD